One part of the Bacteroidia bacterium genome encodes these proteins:
- a CDS encoding GLPGLI family protein → MKKILILLFGLFLGTYLVAQNLSGLIRYNFTFPAPAELRTFPAYLYFNTEKSLFDYDKLVYMRKEDSMEVNASVTGDKPTKRKRDTYGQMYLTDKKTSIIYFREFIYGKPYISQEKIPVIPWQLKNEVKTILGFSCKNATAEFRGRKYIVWYTPAIPASVGPWKLQGLPGAILEAKSEDGEVSFEAESIRIPADVQKELSISEIPDGKMVSYPDEYRKAMKTEYEKESEKTNALIMNIIEIGKKEGKIPNDAKFGKAKLFEMFTIEKYE, encoded by the coding sequence ATGAAAAAAATTTTGATTTTATTGTTTGGGCTATTCTTAGGAACATACCTTGTAGCACAAAATTTATCTGGACTTATAAGGTATAATTTTACTTTTCCCGCTCCCGCAGAACTTCGTACGTTTCCTGCCTATTTGTATTTTAACACCGAAAAATCTTTATTTGATTACGATAAATTAGTATATATGCGAAAAGAAGACTCTATGGAAGTAAACGCCTCTGTTACAGGAGATAAACCCACCAAGAGAAAACGAGACACTTATGGACAAATGTATTTGACAGATAAAAAAACAAGTATAATTTATTTCAGGGAATTTATTTATGGCAAGCCCTACATAAGTCAGGAGAAAATTCCTGTTATACCTTGGCAGCTTAAAAATGAAGTAAAAACGATTTTAGGATTCAGTTGCAAAAATGCCACTGCTGAGTTTAGAGGGAGAAAATACATAGTTTGGTACACCCCTGCTATTCCTGCGAGTGTAGGTCCTTGGAAATTGCAGGGGTTGCCTGGTGCTATTCTGGAAGCTAAGAGTGAAGATGGCGAGGTAAGTTTTGAAGCAGAAAGCATTCGTATTCCCGCAGATGTTCAAAAAGAACTAAGTATCTCAGAAATTCCTGACGGGAAAATGGTATCTTACCCTGATGAGTACCGTAAAGCCATGAAAACAGAATATGAAAAAGAATCAGAGAAAACCAACGCACTCATAATGAATATCATTGAAATAGGCAAAAAAGAAGGTAAAATTCCAAATGACGCAAAATTTGGCAAAGCAAAATTATTTGAAATGTTCACCATTGAAAAATACGAATAA